The Kluyvera intermedia genome includes the window GAAAGAGGGAATGATTTCATCAGCATCCGCATTAAAGGCAACAAAATATGGTCGAGCCGCATGATTTTTGTGCCGGAAAGACTGTATTCATCTGCGACAAGCTGGTAGAATCCTGCGCCATCAATACGTAAAGCAGCGTTTTTATTTTGCGACGCTTATTTGCACAAATCCATTGACAAAAGAAGGCTAAGCGGGCATTCTCCTCGGCCTTTGAATTGTCCATATAGAACACATTTGGGAGTTGGCCTTGGCTAATATCAAATCAGCTAAGAAGCGCGCCGTTCAGTCTGAAAAGGCTCGCAAACACAACGCTAGCCGTCGCTCTATGATGCGTACTTTCATCAAGAAAGTATACGCAGCTATCGAAGCTGGCGACAAAGCTACTGCACTGAAAGCATTTAACGAAATGC containing:
- the rpsT gene encoding 30S ribosomal protein S20, translated to MANIKSAKKRAVQSEKARKHNASRRSMMRTFIKKVYAAIEAGDKATALKAFNEMQPIVDRQAAKGLIHKNKAARHKANLTAQINKLA